The genomic segment CTCAACCAGCTGCTCGTCGAGATGGACGGCTTCGACGTCAAGGGCGGCGTGATCCTGATCGCGGCGACCAACCGGCCGGACATCCTCGACCCGGCGCTGCTGCGCCCGGGCCGGTTCGACCGCCAGATCGCCGTGGACCGCCCGGACATGCTGGGGCGCCTGGAGATCCTCAAGGTGCACAAGAAGGGCAAGCCGGTGACGGAGGACGTCGACCTCAACGCCGTCGCCCGCCGCACTCCCGGCTTCACCGGTGCCGACCTGGCGAACGTGCTGAACGAAGCTGCGCTCCTCACGGCGCGCGGCAACAAGAAGCTGATCGACAACTCCACCCTGGACGAGGCGATCGACCGCGTCGTGGCCGGCCCGCAGAAGCGGACCCGGATCATGTCCGAGAAGGAGAAGAAGATCACCGCGTACCACGAGGGCGGACACGCCCTGGTCGCGGCGGCTTCCCCCCAGTCGGACCCGGTGCACAAGATCACGATCCTCTCCCGCGGCCGTGCCCTCGGTTACACGATGGTGCTCCCGGAGGAGGACAAGTACTCCACGACCCGCAACGAGATGCTCGACCAGCTCGCGTACATGCTGGGCGGGCGTGCGGCCGAGGAGCTGGTCTTCCACGACCCGACCACGGGTGCCGCCAACGACATCGAGAAGGCCAGTGCCACGGCCCGCGCGATGGTGACGCAGTACGGCATGACCGAGCGGCTCGGCGCGATCAAGTTCGGCGGTGACAACACCGAGCCCTTCGTGGGCCGCGAGATGGGTCACCAGCGCGACTACTCGGAAGAGGTCGCCGCGCTCGTCGACGAAGAGGTCAAGAAGCTCATCGAGACCGCGCACAACGAGGCGTGGGAGATCCTGGTCGAGAACCGGGACATCCTCGACACCCTGGTCCTCCAGCTCCTGGAGAAGGAGACCCTGGGCAAGGAGGAGATCGCGGAGATCTTCGCCCCGATCGTGAAGCGCCCGGCCCGCCCGGCGTGGACCGGTTCGGCCCGGCGCACCCCGTCGACGCGTCCGCCGGTGCTCTCGCCGAAGGAGCTCGCCCTGACGAACGGCTCGGCGAGCGCCAACGGATCGGCGGCGTCCTCGGACACCACCGCCGGCACCAAGGACATCTCCTCGGAGGACCGTCCGGAGAGCTGACCCCCGTACCGCACAGGTGTGACGGCCCTCACCCGCCGCCCGCCCGTACCGGAATGGATGCCGCGCCCCCCAGGTTTTAGCCTGTGGGGGCGCGGCTTTTCGTTGGGCCGTGCAGGCACCGCGCAGCCGGCGCGCAGAGGAACGAGGCACAGATGACCGACCCGGTGACGCTGGACGGCGCGTACGCGAACGGCCCGTACGGCGAGTTCGACGAGAAGCGGGCCGAGGCCGCGGTACGGGAGCTGCTGATCGCGGTCGGCGAGGATCCGGACCGCGAGGGGCTCCGGGAGACCCCGGGGCGGGTCGCGCGGGCGTACCGGGAGATCTTCGCGGGGCTCTTCCAGGAGGCCGAGGACGTCCTGACGACCACGTTCGACCTGGGGCACGACGAGATGGTCCTGGTGAAGGACATCGAGGTCTTCTCCACCTGTGAGCACCACTTGGTGCCGTTCCGGGGGGTCGCGCACGTCGGGTACATCCCGGCGACCTCGGGGAAGATCACCGGGCTCTCGAAGCTGGCCCGCCTGGTGGACGTCTACGCCCGCAGGCCGCAGGTGCAGGAGCGGCTCACGACGCAGATCGCCGAGTCCCTGATGGAGATCCTGGAGCCGCGCGGCGTCATCGTCGTCATCGAGTGCGAGCACATGTGCATGTCGATGCGCGGGATCCGCAAGCCCGGGGCGAAGACGATCACCTCGGCGGTGCGCGGACAGCTCCGCGACCCG from the Streptomyces sp. NBC_01335 genome contains:
- the ftsH gene encoding ATP-dependent zinc metalloprotease FtsH; this encodes MDVKRYFRGPVMWIVLAVLAVVVLMNVVGQSGGYKTVDTAKVVQAISKNQVESAKLTTGDEQILKIELKDGEKLKGESGSKFQASYIGSQGVDLAETMQQKFENGDIEKGYTVSPSKQSPFLSILLSLLPFVLIVVIFLFLMNQMQGGGSKVMQFGKSKAKLITKDTPKTTFADVAGSDEAVEELHEIKEFLQEPAKFQAVGAKIPKGVLLYGPPGTGKTLLARAVAGEAGVPFYSISGSDFVEMFVGVGASRVRDLFEQAKANAPAIVFVDEIDAVGRHRGAGMGGGHDEREQTLNQLLVEMDGFDVKGGVILIAATNRPDILDPALLRPGRFDRQIAVDRPDMLGRLEILKVHKKGKPVTEDVDLNAVARRTPGFTGADLANVLNEAALLTARGNKKLIDNSTLDEAIDRVVAGPQKRTRIMSEKEKKITAYHEGGHALVAAASPQSDPVHKITILSRGRALGYTMVLPEEDKYSTTRNEMLDQLAYMLGGRAAEELVFHDPTTGAANDIEKASATARAMVTQYGMTERLGAIKFGGDNTEPFVGREMGHQRDYSEEVAALVDEEVKKLIETAHNEAWEILVENRDILDTLVLQLLEKETLGKEEIAEIFAPIVKRPARPAWTGSARRTPSTRPPVLSPKELALTNGSASANGSAASSDTTAGTKDISSEDRPES
- the folE gene encoding GTP cyclohydrolase I FolE: MTDPVTLDGAYANGPYGEFDEKRAEAAVRELLIAVGEDPDREGLRETPGRVARAYREIFAGLFQEAEDVLTTTFDLGHDEMVLVKDIEVFSTCEHHLVPFRGVAHVGYIPATSGKITGLSKLARLVDVYARRPQVQERLTTQIAESLMEILEPRGVIVVIECEHMCMSMRGIRKPGAKTITSAVRGQLRDPATRAEAMSLIMAR